Proteins co-encoded in one Amia ocellicauda isolate fAmiCal2 chromosome 11, fAmiCal2.hap1, whole genome shotgun sequence genomic window:
- the LOC136762997 gene encoding proteinase-activated receptor 4, translating into MVSLQFVVKIFLSFFALSWTGLVIKGESCKGTRSFTLQSRCENGVIVNTLNKTTENLLTDQVSTLIIPILYTVVVVVGLPANILALWVLLTKVKRLPGTILLINLAIADVLLLLFLPFKIVYYFMGSRWIFGEAMCRVVTAAFYGNMYGSILCLMFISIDRYISLVHPFSAKSFRSKKLAISVSIMTWAIAVAAMVPFVAIKQSYHINNTSMITCHDALPADLKTNLFAYYFTSLTAFGFILPFLSILICYVSIICSLSRQEKPFARTVKICAIVLTVFMVCYIPSHVILLLHYNRDQVLQDSRLYRPYMVSLVLSTFNSSIDPFLYLYVSDDFRVKVREALRRVTARGSLQGSERTEQSVSYKTKSEELSLKA; encoded by the exons ATGGTGTCTTTACAATTTGTAGTGAAAATATTTCTGAGTTTTTTTGCTCTCAGCTGGACTGGTCTGGTTATCAAAGGGGAATCATGTAAAg GAACCCGGTCTTTCACTCTCCAAAGCAGATGTGAAAATGGTGTCATTGTTAACACCTTGAATAAAACCACAGAAAACTTGCTAACAGATCAAGTCTCAACCTTAATAATCCCCATCCTCTACACAGTGGTGGTTGTGGTGGGGCTTCCAGCAAACATATTAGCTCTTTGGGTCCTGCTTACCAAGGTCAAGAGGCTGCCGGGTACAATCTTGCTCATCAACCTGGCGATTGCAGATGTCCTTCTCCTTTTATTTCTGCCTTTCAAAATAGTCTACTATTTTATGGGCAGCCGCTGGATCTTTGGAGAAGCAATGTGTCGTGTCGTCACAGCAGCCTTCTACGGCAACATGTATGGCTCCATCCTCTGCCTCATGTTCATCAGTATTGACCGCTACATCTCACTGGTCCACCCCTTTTCGGCAAAGAGTTTCAGGAGCAAAAAGCTGGCCATCTCAGTTAGCATCATGACCTGGGCGATCGCAGTCGCTGCAATGGTGCCGTTTGTTGCAATAAAACAGTCTTACCACATCAACAACACCAGCATGATCACCTGCCATGATGCTCTACCAGCTGATCTGAAGACTAACCTCTTTGCCTACTACTTCACATCTCTGACTGCTTTTGGATTCATCCTCCCTTTCCTCTCCATCTTAATCTGCTATGTGTCCATAATATGCTCACTGTCTCGACAGGAGAAGCCTTTTGCCCGAACTGTGAAGATCTGTGCTATAGTACTGACTGTTTTCATGGTGTGCTACATTCCCAGTCATGTCATTCTGCTGCTCCATTACAACAGAGATCAAGTCCTCCAGGACAGTCGCCTGTACCGGCCCTACATGGTCAGCCTAGTGCTCAGCACTTTCAACAGCAGCATCGACCCTTTCCTGTACTTGTACGTGTCAGATGACTTCAGAGTCAAAGTGAGGGAGGCACTGCGTAGGGTTACAGCTCGAGGAAGCCTCCAGGGATCAGAAAGAACAGAGCAGAGCGTGTCATACAAGACTAAGTCTGAAGAATTGAGTCTAAAAGCTTAG
- the neurog1 gene encoding neurogenin-1: MSTTMENMYSDLDNSSCDLSYTHTDDEDSGSSMLSSSPSSSLGQPCSPDDGPEPPTSGQKKRRRGRGKNDGTVPVVKKNRRMKANDRERNRMHNLNDALDKLRNVLPAFPDDTKLTKIETLRFAHNYIWALSETIRIADQCPDKTRDASLLLQGLGCVADTPSPSSDACSWMSSESTSSSPSYCTSTPSSPAASDDYGFLQAERLYSYHNFVPSIY, translated from the coding sequence ATGTCCACCACAATGGAAAACATGTACTCCGACTTGGATAACTCCAGTTGCGACCTGTCCTACACGCACACGGATGACGAAGACTCGGGCAGCAGTATGCTGTCCAGCTCCCCGTCCTCCTCCCTCGGACAGCCCTGTTCACCTGATGACGGCCCAGAACCGCCCACCTCAGGGCAGAAGAAGAGACGGCGGGGCCGGGGCAAGAACGACGGCACCGTGCCTGTGGTGAAGAAGAACCGGCGGATGAAGGCGAACGACCGGGAGAGAAACAGGATGCACAACCTCAACGACGCTTTGGACAAGCTGAGGAACGTCCTGCCAGCCTTCCCGGACGACACCAAGCTCACCAAGATCGAGACCCTGCGCTTCGCCCACAACTACATCTGGGCGCTATCCGAGACCATCAGAATAGCCGACCAGTGCCCAGATAAGACCCGAGACGCCTCGCTGTTGCTCCAAGGACTGGGCTGTGTGGCCGACACCCCGAGTCCCAGCAGCGATGCCTGTTCGTGGATGTCCAGCGAGTCCACCTCATCTTCGCCCTCATATTGCACTTCCACCCCCAGCAGCCCCGCGGCTTCGGACGACTATGGCTTTTTACAGGCAGAGCGCCTGTACAGCTATCACAACTTTGTTCCAAGCATCTATTGA